Proteins encoded in a region of the Teredinibacter purpureus genome:
- the fliR gene encoding flagellar biosynthetic protein FliR encodes MDLTESQLAALIQQYFLPFVRIGVMLMVMPVIGSRIVNPRIRLVLSAAIVVIVVPFLPALPTVNLLSLSAFGFILQEILVGFSMGFTFQIIFQMFVLCGQYMAMKMGLGFASMNDPTNGVQTTVISQFFLMIVTLMFVAVDGHLVLISLLVESFQTLPPGKFNFQPSVFWQLAGLGSWMFSSALVLALPVLTSLLFVNMAFGVMSRAAPQLNIFAVGFPFTLMCGLILIWLGLSNFIDIFNNTMIFGFSVAKGITVQ; translated from the coding sequence ATGGACTTAACCGAATCGCAATTGGCGGCACTTATTCAACAATATTTTTTACCGTTTGTGCGTATTGGCGTCATGCTAATGGTAATGCCCGTGATTGGTTCTCGTATTGTGAATCCTCGTATACGGTTGGTGTTGTCGGCAGCTATTGTAGTCATTGTGGTACCTTTTTTGCCCGCATTGCCCACCGTAAATTTACTAAGCCTATCGGCCTTTGGGTTTATTCTGCAAGAGATTCTCGTAGGTTTCTCAATGGGTTTCACCTTCCAAATAATTTTTCAAATGTTTGTATTGTGTGGTCAGTATATGGCCATGAAAATGGGCCTTGGCTTTGCGTCCATGAACGACCCTACAAACGGTGTTCAAACGACGGTTATTTCTCAATTTTTTCTTATGATCGTTACCTTAATGTTCGTCGCGGTAGATGGTCACTTAGTGTTAATTTCGTTGTTGGTCGAAAGTTTCCAAACCTTGCCGCCTGGCAAGTTTAATTTTCAGCCTTCGGTATTTTGGCAGCTCGCAGGGCTGGGCAGTTGGATGTTTTCGTCGGCGTTGGTACTCGCACTCCCTGTTCTCACCTCATTGTTGTTTGTCAATATGGCGTTTGGCGTAATGAGCCGTGCGGCACCGCAACTGAATATTTTTGCGGTGGGTTTCCCATTTACATTGATGTGCGGGTTAATACTCATTTGGTTGGGATTATCTAACTTCATTGATATTTTTAACAACACCATGATCTTTGGCTTTAGTGTAGCCAAAGGGATAACAGTTCAATAG
- a CDS encoding flagellar biosynthetic protein FliQ, with translation MTPEIALQLFGEAFFLTVTMVSVIVGPSLMIGLIVSTFQAATQINEQTLSFLPRLLVTLATIMMTGPWLVQKLMDLFTTLMLLIPEVIG, from the coding sequence TTGACCCCCGAAATTGCTCTTCAATTATTTGGTGAGGCCTTTTTTTTGACGGTTACCATGGTCTCCGTTATTGTTGGCCCTAGTTTAATGATTGGCCTTATTGTCAGTACTTTTCAAGCCGCTACCCAGATAAACGAACAAACACTGAGTTTTTTACCTCGCCTATTGGTTACCCTAGCAACCATCATGATGACAGGGCCTTGGCTTGTTCAAAAGCTAATGGATCTATTTACGACGCTAATGTTGCTTATTCCTGAAGTGATCGGATAA
- the fliP gene encoding flagellar type III secretion system pore protein FliP (The bacterial flagellar biogenesis protein FliP forms a type III secretion system (T3SS)-type pore required for flagellar assembly.), producing MLSNGTEGFKPIEGLPAVTVKTNSDGTQEYTVTLQILFLMTVLTFLPAILMMMTSFTRIIIVFSILRQALGLQQSPSNQILIGLSLFLSFFIMSPVLTEVNETALQPYISESISANQALNNTKKPFHQFMMANTRESDLDLFFKIGRVARVAQPEDVPFSILLPAFVTSELKTAFQIGFIIFIPFLVIDIVVASVLMAMGMMMLSPLIISLPFKIMLFVLVDGWALIIGTLAASFGI from the coding sequence ATGTTGAGTAATGGCACGGAAGGCTTCAAGCCCATCGAAGGTTTGCCAGCCGTGACGGTAAAAACGAACAGTGATGGCACTCAAGAATATACGGTAACGTTACAGATACTTTTCTTAATGACCGTGCTCACGTTTTTGCCGGCCATTCTAATGATGATGACATCGTTTACGCGCATTATTATTGTTTTTTCGATATTAAGACAGGCGTTAGGTTTACAGCAATCGCCTTCCAATCAAATTCTCATTGGTCTTTCGTTGTTTCTTTCGTTTTTTATTATGTCTCCCGTACTAACCGAGGTGAATGAAACAGCGTTACAACCCTATATTAGCGAGAGTATTAGCGCCAATCAGGCACTGAATAATACCAAAAAACCCTTCCATCAATTTATGATGGCGAATACGCGAGAATCTGACCTAGATCTTTTCTTTAAAATTGGTCGAGTCGCTAGGGTAGCGCAGCCAGAAGATGTACCGTTTAGTATTCTATTGCCTGCATTTGTGACCTCTGAACTTAAAACTGCATTTCAAATTGGATTTATTATTTTCATCCCTTTTTTGGTTATCGATATTGTAGTAGCCAGCGTTCTAATGGCAATGGGTATGATGATGTTGTCACCACTTATAATTTCGTTGCCGTTCAAGATAATGTTGTTTGTATTAGTGGATGGCTGGGCGTTAATTATTGGAACGCTAGCGGCCAGCTTTGGCATTTAG
- the fliO gene encoding flagellar biosynthetic protein FliO, with protein MSLTFFRYTLLLVFLVSQNLWAEQAIDTDANDTQILSSVPENSPASYLSSSVIDERPEVISSSRVLIQVVTGLGAVTLLIFVLAWLAKKLGYANFNGPAHMRVVANLPLGNRERAVLIEVEGERLVLGVAPGRVNVIKILEARVSREEYAVSVNDSFPEKNNGVPLKKGQEFARYLKSVLDPSNKS; from the coding sequence ATGTCACTAACATTTTTTCGCTACACATTATTACTAGTATTCTTGGTAAGCCAAAACCTTTGGGCCGAACAGGCAATCGACACAGATGCCAACGATACTCAAATACTATCGTCTGTTCCTGAGAATTCACCTGCGTCGTATCTCTCGTCATCAGTCATTGATGAGCGGCCGGAAGTCATTTCTTCGAGCCGTGTTCTTATTCAGGTTGTTACTGGTCTAGGCGCGGTGACCTTGCTCATTTTTGTGCTTGCATGGTTGGCAAAAAAACTGGGATACGCGAATTTTAATGGCCCTGCACATATGCGTGTCGTGGCAAATTTGCCGTTGGGTAATCGTGAGCGAGCAGTGCTTATTGAAGTTGAAGGCGAAAGACTGGTATTGGGAGTAGCGCCCGGCCGTGTTAATGTTATAAAAATCTTGGAGGCGAGGGTTTCTAGAGAGGAATACGCTGTATCCGTAAACGATTCATTCCCAGAGAAAAATAACGGTGTGCCGTTAAAAAAAGGACAGGAATTTGCCCGTTATTTAAAATCGGTCCTGGACCCGAGTAATAAGTCGTGA
- the fliN gene encoding flagellar motor switch protein FliN, with amino-acid sequence MSDDDVDQGDMADEWAAAMEEQDIIDGDGDAEGDTAPMALDEFEAVTASLEHGGGEGNPNLDVILDIPVSISMEVGRTSITIRNLLQLNQGSVIELDRLAGEPLDVLVNGTLIAHGEVVVVNEKFGIRMTDVISPSERINKLK; translated from the coding sequence ATGAGTGATGATGATGTCGACCAAGGTGATATGGCCGATGAGTGGGCAGCGGCGATGGAGGAACAAGATATCATCGATGGCGACGGTGATGCCGAGGGTGACACAGCGCCTATGGCTTTAGATGAATTCGAGGCGGTAACCGCATCACTTGAGCACGGCGGTGGTGAAGGTAACCCAAACCTCGATGTCATTCTGGACATTCCTGTTAGTATTTCGATGGAAGTTGGGCGGACATCGATCACCATTCGTAACTTGTTACAGCTCAATCAAGGTTCCGTAATTGAACTTGATCGTTTAGCCGGAGAACCGTTGGATGTGCTCGTGAACGGTACGCTTATCGCGCATGGCGAAGTGGTTGTGGTCAACGAAAAATTTGGTATTCGCATGACCGATGTTATAAGCCCCTCCGAACGAATTAATAAATTAAAGTAA
- the fliM gene encoding flagellar motor switch protein FliM, giving the protein MQDLLSQDEIDALLHGVDDGDIETEGDQDLGGIKSYDLTSQDRIVRGRMPTLEMINERFARYTRISMFNLLRRTADVSVGGIQIQKFGEYVHTLYVPTSLNMVKFRPLRGTALVILDAKLVFKLVDNFFGGDGRHAKIEGREFTPTELRVVQMVLDQVFIDLREAWKAVKLIDFEYINSEVNPSMANIVSPSEVVVVSTFHVELDGGGGELHITMPYSMVEPIREVLDAGLQSDTDERDDRWVVALREDVMDARIDLECDIIRRDISLRDIVDLKAGDVVPITMPDFHITTANGVPMFKTQFGQSSDNLALKVLDFVDRPIVRATSDDGDNHE; this is encoded by the coding sequence TTGCAAGACTTACTCTCACAAGACGAAATTGATGCGCTCCTCCACGGAGTCGATGACGGTGATATTGAAACCGAAGGGGATCAAGACCTCGGCGGTATAAAATCGTACGATTTAACAAGCCAAGATCGAATTGTACGTGGCCGAATGCCCACGTTAGAAATGATCAACGAACGATTTGCACGCTATACCCGTATCAGTATGTTTAATTTATTGCGGCGCACGGCGGACGTATCTGTAGGTGGTATTCAAATTCAAAAATTTGGTGAATATGTTCATACACTCTACGTACCCACAAGCTTAAATATGGTGAAGTTTCGCCCTTTACGCGGTACAGCATTGGTTATTCTAGATGCGAAACTGGTATTTAAACTGGTCGATAATTTTTTCGGCGGTGATGGTCGTCATGCAAAAATCGAGGGCCGAGAATTTACACCAACAGAATTACGCGTCGTTCAAATGGTATTGGATCAAGTGTTTATTGATTTGCGCGAGGCGTGGAAGGCGGTAAAACTGATTGATTTTGAATATATCAATTCGGAAGTCAACCCCTCTATGGCCAATATAGTGAGCCCTAGCGAAGTCGTAGTGGTAAGTACCTTTCATGTGGAGCTGGATGGCGGCGGTGGTGAGCTGCATATCACCATGCCCTATTCAATGGTAGAGCCTATTCGGGAGGTGCTGGATGCAGGGCTGCAATCGGATACGGATGAAAGAGACGATCGATGGGTGGTGGCATTACGCGAAGACGTGATGGACGCGCGAATCGATTTGGAGTGCGACATTATTCGACGGGATATTAGTTTGCGCGATATTGTTGATTTAAAAGCGGGGGACGTTGTCCCCATTACTATGCCAGATTTTCACATTACTACCGCAAACGGCGTACCTATGTTTAAAACTCAATTTGGGCAAAGTAGCGATAATCTAGCATTAAAAGTACTCGACTTTGTGGACCGACCAATAGTTCGCGCTACAAGTGATGATGGAGATAACCATGAGTGA
- a CDS encoding flagellar basal body-associated FliL family protein, whose translation MADDDNTEGSEEAAPGGGKKKLITLIVMALVIAGISVGGTLAALKFIMPPPPEPTAEEGAEEDLEPPRLPAIYYPIKPAIIVNYDAKGRQRYLQAELTLMVREEDIIGSIELHMPKIRNGLNLLIGSQIYEEIQTAEGKELLRQQCLQTLQDIMQEELGKPGIEQVLFTNFVMQ comes from the coding sequence ATGGCAGATGATGACAACACAGAAGGCAGCGAAGAAGCGGCCCCCGGTGGCGGTAAGAAAAAACTCATTACCCTAATTGTAATGGCGCTGGTGATTGCTGGAATATCTGTAGGCGGTACGTTAGCCGCGCTTAAATTTATTATGCCGCCTCCGCCGGAACCTACGGCAGAAGAGGGCGCTGAAGAAGACCTGGAACCGCCACGACTTCCCGCCATTTACTACCCCATAAAGCCCGCCATAATCGTTAATTATGATGCGAAAGGGCGGCAACGGTATTTGCAAGCAGAGCTTACATTAATGGTGCGCGAAGAAGACATTATTGGCAGCATCGAATTGCATATGCCGAAAATACGCAACGGTTTGAATTTACTTATCGGTAGTCAAATTTACGAAGAAATACAAACCGCTGAGGGAAAAGAACTTTTGCGTCAGCAATGCTTGCAAACGTTGCAAGATATTATGCAAGAAGAATTAGGAAAACCGGGTATCGAACAGGTTTTGTTTACTAACTTCGTAATGCAATAG
- a CDS encoding flagellar hook-length control protein FliK, which yields MHSIFDLLTIGDSAISQISRPRAQSPSSANRDNGKDDTFRTTFAHEARRKAEQSETAVQPNDAPNRGATAASDTSPHQRVSGATQAASNRDRKSVTESSSVSENVSSTTELSSTMEQSGTADNTPEFSGLAAGTALEPQEQPYHFTPTELSALLASFEHDTVGVNNRLLGGPIASGVLSMESIVLPVEGLKTALQATVQLSAGIGESPLHRLRAAPGLSIQAEGLSVQPMTFAELRLALNGGIGLSANLVRSQEVTPTALPAELQFHGVKSAPVAVKNEGALLSSDWATSMDNRMASFEGMLNRSAQSEALFRLGIGGNVEKLSALESGPALETSVRHASIAGAGLNLNTVTHDSLSSRLQMPVNVTFGRPQWAGMVAERTAMMAGQNIQSAELQLDPPELGPLQVRVQVNSDQVVVSFVSGHANVRDALDTTATRLRELCEQQGLNLVDVDVSDQSPDEEPTPQPEHSASGQTETVLDAPQDEQTTTLSVTVQTGIDYFA from the coding sequence ATGCATTCCATTTTCGACCTATTAACTATTGGCGATAGCGCCATCAGCCAAATATCGCGCCCAAGGGCGCAATCACCATCGTCAGCTAATCGTGACAATGGCAAGGATGATACTTTTCGAACAACATTCGCCCATGAGGCGCGGCGTAAAGCCGAACAGTCAGAAACGGCAGTTCAGCCGAATGACGCGCCTAATCGCGGAGCTACTGCGGCGTCTGATACTTCGCCTCATCAACGCGTCAGCGGCGCAACGCAAGCAGCCAGTAATCGCGACCGTAAGAGCGTAACCGAATCGTCTTCGGTATCCGAAAACGTATCGAGTACAACGGAGCTGTCGAGTACAATGGAACAGTCTGGCACAGCTGATAATACGCCTGAGTTCAGCGGCCTTGCAGCGGGCACGGCGCTGGAGCCTCAAGAACAACCGTATCACTTCACGCCGACGGAGCTGAGCGCACTTCTGGCGTCGTTTGAACACGATACTGTAGGGGTGAACAATCGGTTGCTGGGCGGGCCTATAGCGTCAGGTGTGCTATCGATGGAAAGTATTGTACTGCCGGTAGAGGGGTTAAAGACGGCGTTGCAGGCAACCGTTCAACTCTCTGCAGGTATAGGTGAATCACCGTTACACCGCCTACGTGCGGCCCCAGGCTTGTCTATACAGGCCGAGGGGCTTAGCGTTCAACCAATGACGTTTGCCGAGCTTCGGCTGGCCTTAAACGGCGGCATTGGTCTATCGGCGAATCTCGTTCGGTCGCAAGAGGTAACGCCTACTGCATTACCTGCGGAACTTCAATTTCATGGCGTAAAAAGCGCACCGGTTGCGGTAAAAAATGAGGGTGCATTATTGAGTAGTGATTGGGCGACCAGCATGGATAATCGCATGGCATCGTTCGAGGGTATGCTGAACCGTAGCGCGCAAAGCGAAGCGTTGTTTCGATTGGGGATTGGGGGGAATGTTGAAAAACTATCGGCGCTGGAAAGTGGGCCTGCCCTGGAAACATCGGTACGCCATGCGAGTATTGCCGGCGCTGGCCTAAACCTTAATACCGTAACGCACGATAGTCTTTCGTCGCGGCTACAAATGCCTGTTAACGTAACCTTCGGCAGGCCTCAATGGGCGGGTATGGTCGCCGAGCGTACCGCAATGATGGCGGGCCAAAATATTCAATCTGCAGAGCTTCAGTTAGACCCCCCTGAGCTAGGGCCACTGCAAGTACGGGTTCAGGTGAACAGTGACCAAGTAGTGGTTAGCTTTGTTTCTGGTCATGCCAACGTGCGTGATGCCTTAGACACTACAGCGACGCGATTACGGGAACTGTGTGAACAACAAGGGCTAAATTTAGTGGATGTCGACGTTTCAGATCAGTCGCCAGACGAAGAGCCTACGCCACAGCCCGAGCACTCGGCATCGGGCCAAACTGAAACGGTATTGGACGCTCCGCAAGACGAACAGACCACCACGTTATCGGTAACGGTACAAACGGGTATCGATTACTTTGCCTAA
- a CDS encoding Hpt domain-containing protein: MSELNVDIDLPMLESLRDLLGEKFPELIRTYNEDCAARISRMGIALENHDFVQINHEAHGVKGSSRNMGANSLALLCDQMETKAKVEDAVAMPQIFSAIEQEFAATAQQLNNLL, from the coding sequence ATGTCGGAGTTGAACGTAGACATTGATTTACCAATGCTGGAAAGCCTGCGGGATTTACTGGGCGAAAAATTTCCTGAGTTGATTCGCACGTACAACGAAGATTGCGCCGCGAGAATTTCTCGTATGGGTATTGCATTAGAAAACCACGATTTTGTTCAAATTAATCACGAAGCTCATGGCGTGAAAGGCAGTAGCCGTAATATGGGGGCAAACTCGTTGGCTCTATTATGTGATCAAATGGAAACCAAGGCCAAAGTGGAAGACGCCGTCGCAATGCCGCAAATTTTTTCCGCTATAGAGCAAGAGTTTGCCGCTACCGCGCAACAATTAAATAACCTTCTCTAG
- a CDS encoding ATP-binding SpoIIE family protein phosphatase, producing the protein MPNEKEQSLNILIAEDSAPDRLILESIVARAGHVPIPVADGQEAIEAYKEHKPDIIMLDVLMPRMGGVEAAREIRALTRDEFVPIIFLTSLSDDESLVECIEAGGDDFLPKPYNPVVLVSKIKAFGRMRDMHLVLAQQKSLIQAHNQHLIQEQEVAKQVYDKIAHSGCLDLDIINAYMSPLAVFNGDVLVAEVSPNGSILILLGDFTGHGLPAAIGSMPLASTFYGMARKGFSMPDIIKEINTKLHEILPIGFFCCATCIDINLEKRRMRIWNGGLPESFLYRARTNSYEMLQSRNLPLGVLSTQNFKANCKRIPLEIGDRFYMWSDGVFEARDSQGEMFGESRLHALMDRRIGSSTLFDEILGQVHNHIGDSDKDDDISLVEVLIDDFPIKRLDTDTHTKAKGQLVDWALTFEVSESSLKEFDPLPLLVNITSEVPGLKDRSTTLYTVLAELYANALEHGVLGLSSELKKTPQGFAEFYKLKHDRLQSLDKGSVRVCLKHVASPSGGLLNIRIIDSGKGFTPTEKTQETSKVVAPPTPSKPNYFGRGLSLMDSICEKLTIHPPGNDIEVDFRWHLDDGHDL; encoded by the coding sequence GTGCCCAACGAGAAAGAGCAGAGTTTAAACATACTCATTGCGGAAGATTCTGCACCAGACCGGTTGATTCTTGAATCGATCGTTGCACGCGCTGGGCATGTTCCTATCCCTGTCGCCGACGGTCAAGAAGCCATAGAAGCCTACAAAGAGCACAAACCCGATATCATCATGCTGGATGTTTTAATGCCACGCATGGGTGGGGTAGAGGCCGCGCGAGAAATTCGAGCGCTTACGCGTGACGAATTTGTGCCCATTATTTTTTTAACGTCCCTGTCTGATGATGAGTCACTCGTGGAGTGTATTGAGGCGGGTGGCGATGATTTCCTGCCAAAGCCGTACAACCCCGTGGTGCTGGTATCAAAAATTAAAGCATTCGGGCGTATGCGTGACATGCACCTTGTACTCGCTCAGCAAAAATCGCTTATCCAGGCACATAATCAGCACCTGATTCAAGAGCAAGAGGTCGCTAAACAGGTGTACGATAAAATCGCGCATTCGGGTTGTTTGGATCTCGATATTATTAATGCGTATATGTCACCTCTAGCGGTTTTTAATGGTGATGTGTTGGTCGCCGAGGTGAGCCCTAATGGCAGTATATTAATTTTACTGGGTGATTTTACGGGGCACGGTTTACCTGCCGCTATAGGCTCCATGCCTTTGGCTTCCACTTTTTATGGCATGGCTCGCAAGGGCTTTTCTATGCCCGATATCATTAAAGAAATTAATACCAAATTGCACGAGATCTTACCAATCGGTTTTTTTTGCTGTGCAACGTGTATCGATATTAATCTTGAAAAGCGTCGCATGCGCATATGGAATGGTGGGTTGCCCGAAAGTTTTCTTTATCGTGCACGCACCAATAGTTATGAAATGCTCCAGTCTAGAAATTTGCCATTAGGCGTGTTATCAACGCAGAATTTTAAAGCGAATTGTAAACGTATTCCATTAGAGATCGGCGACCGATTTTACATGTGGTCAGATGGTGTTTTCGAGGCTCGCGATAGTCAGGGTGAGATGTTTGGTGAATCGCGGTTACACGCATTGATGGACCGGCGTATTGGTTCATCCACGTTGTTTGATGAGATTTTGGGGCAGGTACATAATCATATCGGCGATTCAGATAAAGATGATGATATTTCCTTAGTGGAGGTGCTGATCGACGATTTTCCAATTAAGCGGCTCGATACGGACACTCACACGAAAGCGAAGGGGCAGTTGGTCGATTGGGCGCTAACATTCGAGGTAAGTGAATCGAGTTTAAAAGAGTTTGACCCGCTACCTTTACTGGTGAATATAACCTCCGAAGTGCCGGGATTAAAGGATCGAAGCACTACGCTATACACAGTGCTCGCCGAACTTTACGCTAACGCGCTTGAGCATGGCGTTCTAGGGTTGTCGTCTGAGCTTAAGAAAACCCCTCAGGGTTTTGCCGAGTTTTACAAGCTTAAACACGATCGCTTACAGTCGCTCGATAAAGGCTCTGTTCGTGTGTGTTTGAAACATGTTGCGTCGCCATCAGGTGGCCTTTTGAATATTCGAATTATTGATAGCGGAAAAGGCTTTACACCCACCGAAAAGACGCAGGAAACGAGTAAAGTGGTCGCTCCGCCAACGCCAAGTAAGCCCAATTATTTTGGCCGTGGGTTATCGCTTATGGATTCTATATGCGAAAAATTGACGATACATCCCCCTGGAAATGATATTGAAGTGGATTTTCGGTGGCACTTGGATGATGGTCATGATTTATGA
- a CDS encoding STAS domain-containing protein, with amino-acid sequence MAIRSAISDNGKTLRISIEGRFDASSLDNFRKAYEDVDSHSLENYCVDLGDTVHLDSSALGMLLVLRDFAGGDSARITIDNCSPEVKKIFAISSFEQLFTIQ; translated from the coding sequence ATGGCTATAAGATCCGCAATCTCTGATAACGGGAAAACATTAAGAATATCAATTGAAGGTCGATTTGACGCTTCTTCTTTGGATAATTTTCGAAAAGCGTATGAGGATGTCGATTCACATTCTCTTGAAAATTATTGTGTGGACCTAGGCGACACCGTTCACTTAGATAGTTCTGCATTAGGAATGTTGTTAGTGTTAAGAGATTTCGCAGGTGGCGACAGCGCTCGAATTACCATCGACAACTGCAGCCCTGAAGTTAAAAAAATATTTGCAATTTCTAGTTTCGAGCAATTATTTACCATTCAATAA
- a CDS encoding protein-glutamate methylesterase/protein-glutamine glutaminase — translation MQKRVKVLIVDDSALIRALLNEVLSSHPGIEVVGAATDPYEARELIKKFAPDVLTLDIEMPRMNGIAFLKNLMRLRPMPVVMISTLTQDGAPATLEALALGAVDFVPKPKNEGGGALELYRDVIVEKVLCAASANIAASAEASSFSDHISGNRDLASSKKLKSQFICALGASTGGTEAIKEVVLGLPENGPPIVIAQHIPEAFSASFARRVNSAAKMTVVEAKHNQKIEQGSVYIAPGNAHLRVEARAGGYYCSLGRDDVINRHRPSVEALFDSVTKAAGAKAMGIILTGMGSDGAAALLRMKQVGAVTVAQDEGSSVVWGMPGAAVKMGAASKILPLNKIGRYLLTNAFK, via the coding sequence ATGCAAAAGCGCGTAAAAGTATTAATTGTGGATGATTCGGCCCTTATTCGCGCTTTACTGAATGAGGTGTTGAGCTCTCATCCTGGGATCGAGGTCGTTGGTGCTGCAACTGATCCCTACGAGGCACGCGAATTAATTAAAAAATTCGCGCCAGACGTTCTGACGCTTGATATTGAAATGCCTCGCATGAACGGCATAGCCTTTCTTAAAAATCTTATGCGTTTAAGGCCCATGCCGGTGGTTATGATATCGACGCTTACGCAGGATGGCGCTCCCGCAACGCTCGAGGCGCTAGCACTGGGGGCTGTTGACTTCGTACCAAAACCTAAAAACGAAGGTGGTGGAGCGTTAGAGCTTTATCGCGATGTAATTGTAGAGAAAGTCTTATGTGCAGCGAGTGCCAACATAGCGGCATCAGCTGAAGCTTCTAGTTTTAGTGACCATATTTCAGGCAATCGTGATCTCGCCTCCAGCAAAAAGCTTAAATCGCAATTTATCTGTGCATTAGGTGCATCTACGGGTGGTACCGAGGCCATAAAAGAGGTTGTACTTGGCTTGCCGGAAAATGGCCCGCCTATTGTTATTGCTCAGCATATTCCAGAGGCGTTCAGCGCCTCTTTTGCACGACGCGTCAATTCCGCTGCGAAAATGACAGTGGTCGAGGCTAAGCATAATCAGAAGATTGAGCAAGGTAGTGTTTATATCGCGCCAGGAAATGCGCATTTGCGCGTTGAGGCTAGAGCAGGTGGTTACTATTGCAGCTTAGGTCGCGACGATGTGATCAATCGCCACAGGCCCTCTGTAGAAGCGTTGTTCGATTCCGTTACGAAAGCGGCTGGCGCAAAAGCGATGGGTATTATTTTAACGGGCATGGGTAGTGATGGTGCGGCGGCGTTATTAAGAATGAAACAAGTCGGTGCAGTCACGGTGGCGCAAGATGAGGGGTCGAGTGTGGTATGGGGTATGCCTGGCGCCGCGGTAAAAATGGGTGCTGCGAGTAAAATTTTACCCTTGAATAAAATTGGCCGGTACCTACTTACAAACGCCTTTAAATAA
- the cheD gene encoding chemoreceptor glutamine deamidase CheD: MFLKSDYQPVTSISGFEHINRYWDRRLGIPAAKILPGECYVSRTGEMIVTVLGSCVAACVRDVKIGVGGMNHFMLPVQLGEQSISRPSVVNAELCYGNWAMEYLINAILKQGGRRDRLEVKLFGGGRVLSSMTNMDIGKRNVEFVLDYLQKDSLTIAAQDLGSDYPRKVLYFPDTGAIKLKKLRTRMNNTIEQREKAYLDSMVKKPASGNVELF, from the coding sequence TTGTTTTTAAAAAGTGACTATCAACCCGTAACCTCGATTAGCGGTTTTGAACATATTAACCGTTACTGGGATCGGCGTTTAGGAATACCCGCCGCTAAAATTCTTCCCGGAGAATGCTACGTTAGCCGAACGGGTGAAATGATAGTAACGGTACTAGGTTCTTGTGTGGCAGCGTGTGTGAGAGACGTTAAAATTGGTGTTGGTGGCATGAACCATTTTATGTTGCCCGTGCAGTTAGGGGAGCAGTCAATATCGAGGCCCAGCGTTGTTAATGCAGAGCTGTGCTACGGTAATTGGGCAATGGAATATCTCATTAACGCTATATTAAAACAGGGTGGACGACGCGATAGGTTGGAAGTAAAACTGTTTGGCGGCGGGCGTGTACTCAGTAGCATGACGAATATGGATATAGGTAAACGTAATGTCGAATTCGTATTGGATTATTTACAAAAAGACAGCCTAACGATAGCGGCACAGGATCTAGGCAGTGATTACCCGCGAAAGGTGCTTTACTTTCCCGATACCGGAGCCATTAAACTCAAGAAGTTACGTACGCGCATGAATAATACGATTGAACAGCGCGAAAAAGCCTACCTGGATTCCATGGTTAAAAAGCCTGCCTCAGGCAACGTGGAACTATTTTAA